From the Chitinophaga lutea genome, the window AAACTGGTGCTGCTCGCGCTCTTCGGCGCAGCCATGGGCCAGGGCGTGGTGTGGTACACGGGACAGTTTTACGCACTCTCCTTCCTGCAGAAAACGATGAACATCGAATTCGTGCAGAGCAACATCATCATCGCCATCGCCCTGCTGGTGGGCACGCCGTTCTTTATTTATTTCGGGCACCTGTCAGACAAGATCGGCCGCAAAAAGATCATGATGGCGGGCATGCTGATCGCCGCACTGGCTTATTTCCCGATCTACAACGCGATGGATAAAACGGTGGACCTCTCCGCCAAACAGGAAGTGACCGCCATGTACCGCGTGGAAGGCAGCATCATCCCGCAGGAAGACGGCAGCACCATCGAAAAAACGGCCAAGATCCGCACGTATTCAGACAGTACGGTCGTAAGCGAGATCACGACCATCACGAAAGATAAAAAGGAAGTAAAGAAAGAAGTGACGGTGGGCACCAACAACCTCATCTGGCTGATCGTGCTCGTGTTCATACAGGTGCTGTTCGTAACGATGGTGTACGGGCCCATTGCCGCGTTCCTCGTAGAACTGTTCCCCACGCGCATCCGCTACACCTCCATGAGCCTGCCCTACCACATCGGCAACGGCGTATTCGGCGGCCTGCTGCCGGCCATCGCCACGCTGATGGTGCAAAGGACGGGCAACCACCTCGCGGGGCTGGTGTACCCGGTGGCCATCGCGTTGATCTGCCTGGTGATCGGCGTGATATTCATCAAAGAAAAGAAAACGGAAGACGGGTATGCGGAAGTATCCGAGGTTTGACCTACCTGTTCAACATAAAAAAGGCCGTCTCCTTGCAGGGAGACGGCCTTTTTTTTATAATGCCGCGCTGGCCGTTTTCAGAAAATCCGCCAGCTGTTTGTAATCTACTTTCTGTCCTTCTAGGATGGTGGCCGTTTTCCGCTCCGGCCCGGTCATCGACTTAAAATACCCTTTAATCTCGGGCAGTTCGGTGGCATTGAAGATCATAAAAGACAGTTTGTCTTTCGCCGCGGCGATCACCGCCGCATAATGCCCGTTCTTCAGGTAATGCGGTTTGCCGTACTGGAGGCGCTCTTCCACGCCGGGGATGGTTTTATGCACCGCTTTCCGCAATGTTTCTGCTGCTTCCGCCTGCCATTTGGGGAGCTTCTGGATGTACGCTGTAACTTCCTGGTTCATGAGATGAGTGTTTTAACACACCAAAGTTACAGGGCCCGAACGGGATGCACCGGGTATGATAGCGACATTGAACAGGTGAAATGCGACTTTGTCACTCCCCACCGAAATACCGCCGCTCCTCGTCCATTTCAATGTACGGATGCGCCTCCGTCAATGCCTTCACCTTCTTCGCATACGCCGCCAGGAACTGCCGGTGCTGCGGGGTTTGGGGGTTGAACGGGCGGTGCTGCCGCGCACGCAGGATGTCGGTCACCTGTTTTTCGAGCTGCTGCGCATCAGGGTGCAGGCAGGCGGCGGTGAAGTGGTCCCATACGTACTGGATGGCCAGGTCATTGGGATGCACGAGGTCTTCCTTGTAAAAGCGGTAATCGCGCAGATCGTCCATGACGAGTTCGTAGGCGGGAAAATAAAACAGGCGGTTGAATTTATTCACGAGGTGATGCACGGCCTGCAGCAGGATGGCTTTGCTCAGGTTGTTTTCCACCACGCCGTCGCGCACATACCGCACGGGGCTGACGGTGAACAGGATGTTCACTTTCCGGTTTTCGAAAAACAAACGGTGCATCATATTATCGAGCGCGGCGATGATTTCATCGGCCGTGAGCAGTTTTTTATAGAAAGCCGCATCGGGCACCTTGTGGCAATTGGCCACCATGCGGCCGTTTTCTTTCAGCATGTGCACATGGGCCGAGCCGAGGGTGATGATGAGCCAGTCGGCTTCCCTGAGGCGTTTTGTGGCCGCGGCGGCGGAGGCGTTGATGTCCGCCAGCACGGTTTCACGGTCGGGACCGGAGAAGCGGGAATGATGGTCCCAGCTGTGCCAGAGGTCTTCGTGCATCAGCAGGTCGTCCGCCGTGTATTGCTTCCCGTCGAGGTAGCCCTGCATGCTTTGCGCGATGCTCAGCGGGTTGAATAAAATCCCGTTCGGGTTGAGCTGTACGTTGAACTTGTGCTGTTGCAGGCGCTGGCCGATCTCTTCGGCGAAACACGAGCCTGCCAGCAATATTTTGTCGGTGTACTGCACGGACGGTTCCAGCGGTTGCACCGGGAAAGTGAGTCTGAAGTTCATGTTGCAAAAGTATCAAATCAAATCGTGGCGGAAGAGCTGCTCCGCTTTTTTGGCGGCCTCGCCTACCGCCTCCAGGCTGAAGGGCATGGGAATGTCGAGGGAAGCGCACCAGGCGGCGATGTTTTCGGTGGCGATGTTGCCTACCAGCTCATCCTGGGCCATGGGGCAGCCGCCGATGCCCTTGAGCGCGCTGTCGAAGCGGCGGCAGCCGTTGTTGTAGGCCGAGGCGATCTTTTCTTCCCAGGCGTACGGCGTGGAATGAAAATGCGCCCCGAACTCCACCGCCGGGTAAGCGGGAATGAGTCTGGAGAACAGCGAGGCGATGATGCCGGGCTGCGCCACACCTACGGTATCGGCGAGGGACAGGATATTGATGTCCATACCGGCGAAGGTGGCGGCCCATTCGAGCACCACATCCGGACTGTAAGGGTCGCCATACGGGTTACCGAACCCCATCGACAGGTACACCACCAGCTGTTTGTTGTTCTTCACGCACAGCTCCTGGATGGTTTGCACCTGGTCCAGCGATTCCTGCATGGTTTTATTCGTATTGCGCAGCTGGAACGTTTCGGAAAGGGAGAACGGAAAACCCAGGTAATCGATCGCTTCGTACCCTACGGCATCCTCCGCCCCGCG encodes:
- a CDS encoding MFS transporter, producing MSSTKQQQNIWQVIFASSAGTLIEWYDFYIFGSLSLILSEKFFPDSNPTLSYIATLATFAVGFIVRPFGAIVFGRLGDMVGRKYTFLLTLLIMGGSTFAIGLIPSYKTIGILAPILVLILRLAQGLALGGEYGGAATYVAEHSPAHRRGYYTSFIQTTATLGLFVSLGVILATRICMSPESFNDWGWRIPFWLSVFLVLMSYYIRIKLHESPLFAQLKAEGKTSKNPLKESFGNKENLKLVLLALFGAAMGQGVVWYTGQFYALSFLQKTMNIEFVQSNIIIAIALLVGTPFFIYFGHLSDKIGRKKIMMAGMLIAALAYFPIYNAMDKTVDLSAKQEVTAMYRVEGSIIPQEDGSTIEKTAKIRTYSDSTVVSEITTITKDKKEVKKEVTVGTNNLIWLIVLVFIQVLFVTMVYGPIAAFLVELFPTRIRYTSMSLPYHIGNGVFGGLLPAIATLMVQRTGNHLAGLVYPVAIALICLVIGVIFIKEKKTEDGYAEVSEV
- a CDS encoding DUF1801 domain-containing protein — its product is MNQEVTAYIQKLPKWQAEAAETLRKAVHKTIPGVEERLQYGKPHYLKNGHYAAVIAAAKDKLSFMIFNATELPEIKGYFKSMTGPERKTATILEGQKVDYKQLADFLKTASAAL
- a CDS encoding GSCFA domain-containing protein codes for the protein MNFRLTFPVQPLEPSVQYTDKILLAGSCFAEEIGQRLQQHKFNVQLNPNGILFNPLSIAQSMQGYLDGKQYTADDLLMHEDLWHSWDHHSRFSGPDRETVLADINASAAAATKRLREADWLIITLGSAHVHMLKENGRMVANCHKVPDAAFYKKLLTADEIIAALDNMMHRLFFENRKVNILFTVSPVRYVRDGVVENNLSKAILLQAVHHLVNKFNRLFYFPAYELVMDDLRDYRFYKEDLVHPNDLAIQYVWDHFTAACLHPDAQQLEKQVTDILRARQHRPFNPQTPQHRQFLAAYAKKVKALTEAHPYIEMDEERRYFGGE
- a CDS encoding hydroxymethylglutaryl-CoA lyase; translation: MKRMKFIECPRDAMQGWPHPISTAAKTAYLNDLMKVGFDTLDFGSFVSAKAIPQMADTPEVLRGLEPNGATRLLAIVANVRGAEDAVGYEAIDYLGFPFSLSETFQLRNTNKTMQESLDQVQTIQELCVKNNKQLVVYLSMGFGNPYGDPYSPDVVLEWAATFAGMDINILSLADTVGVAQPGIIASLFSRLIPAYPAVEFGAHFHSTPYAWEEKIASAYNNGCRRFDSALKGIGGCPMAQDELVGNIATENIAAWCASLDIPMPFSLEAVGEAAKKAEQLFRHDLI